The segment GTCAACAGGTTAGGCAAAGTTTTTAGAAAAATTTTGGTATGGTTTGGTATATATTTTCTGTGATATTATTATCATGTGAATAAAGCGAAGCCGTCCGAGAGGGCGGCTTTTGTTATGCTTGAGAGGAGGTGACGACATGGCGAAGATAGGTCGTAAAGGAAAATATTCGGATTGGTTGACGTATGAGGGACTGCTGAAGGTCGAGGCGTGGGCACGCAACGGTCTCAGTGACGAACAGATCGCGAAGAATATCGGGATAGCGGTATCTACATTGTACGAATGGAAGAATAGGTTCCCCGAATTTTCGGAGGCTTTAAAAAAGGGCAAGGAAGTTGTCGACATCGAAGTCGAGAATGCTCTTTTGAAGCGTGCGCTCGGTCATCAGGTCGTAGAGGAGACGAAGGAAGCTCTTCGCCATCCAGAGACGGATCAGCCGCTTGTTGATTCTTCGGGTAATTCGATCATGGTCGTCACCAAGCAGATAACGAAGAATGTGCCGCCCGATGTGACGGCACAGATCTTCTGGCTGAAGAACCGCAAGCCTGATGTGTGGCGTGATCGCAAGGACATTGATATGCAGGCGAA is part of the Selenomonadales bacterium genome and harbors:
- a CDS encoding helix-turn-helix domain-containing protein, with translation MAKIGRKGKYSDWLTYEGLLKVEAWARNGLSDEQIAKNIGIAVSTLYEWKNRFPEFSEALKKGKEVVDIEVENALLKRALGHQVVEETKEALRHPETDQPLVDSSGNSIMVVTKQITKNVPPDVTAQIFWLKNRKPDVWRDRKDIDMQANIRNNPYEGLTEDQLKKLAGSG